From Callithrix jacchus isolate 240 chromosome 3, calJac240_pri, whole genome shotgun sequence, a single genomic window includes:
- the MTHFD2L gene encoding bifunctional methylenetetrahydrofolate dehydrogenase/cyclohydrolase 2, mitochondrial isoform X10, with amino-acid sequence MTVPARGFLLLRGRLGRVPALGRSTAPPVRAPGGPRSAFRGFRSSGVRTSREKRFLLPEVATVCLPT; translated from the exons ATGACTGTGCCGGCCCGTGGCTTCTTGCTGCTCCGCGGCCGCCTGGGCCGAGTGCCGGCGCTGGGCAGGAGCACAGCACCCCCCGTGAGAGCACCGGGAGGGCCCAGGAGCGCGTTCCGGGGCTTTCGGAGCAGCGGTGTGAG GACCAGCAGAGAGAAGAGATTCCTTCTTCCAGAGGTTGCCACTGTCTGCCTCCCCACTTGA